Below is a window of Pseudomonas sp. B21-040 DNA.
GCAGCTACAAGGTCATCGCGCAGGTCGAACGCCCCTTCCGGGACAATCCGGACTGGCTGAACAACTATTACGTGAAGAACACCAAGGGCGAATTGCTGGCCCTGTCGACCCTGATCACCGTGACCGACCGTGCGCGGCCACGGCAGTTGAACCAGTTCCAGCAACTCAACTCGGCCATCCTTTCAGGGGTACCGCTGGTCAGCATGGGCGAAGCCATCGAGGTCGTGCGGCAGATCGCCCGGGAAGAAGCGCCGGCGGGCTTCGCCGTCGACTATGCCGGGGCATCGCGGCAATACGTTCAGGAAGGCAGTGCGCTGTGGGTGACCTTCGCCCTGGCACTGGCGATCATTTTCCTGGTACTGGCCGCGCAGTTTGAAAGCTTTCGCGACCCGCTGGTGATTCTGGTGACCGTGCCGCTGTCGATTTGCGGCGCGTTGATCCCGCTGTTCCTGGGCTGGTCGAGCATGAACATTTACACCCAGGTCGGGTTGGTGACCCTGATCGGGCTAATCAGCAAGCACGGGATTTTGATCGTCGAGTTCGCCAACCTGTTGCGCAAGGAAAAAGGGCTGACGGCTCGTGAAGCGGTCGAGGAAGCGGCGGCGATTCGACTTCGCCCTGTACTGATGACCACGGCAGCGATGGTGTTCGGCATGGTGCCGTTGATCATCGCGACGGGCGCGGGGGCGGTCAGCCGGTTTGATATCGGCACGGTGATCGCTACGGGGATGTCGATCGGGACGTTGTTTACGTTGTTCGTGTTGCCGTGCATCTACACATTGCTGGCCAAACCCGACGCTAAAGAACGCGCATGACCGCACGGCTGACGCTCGCTCCCACGCTCTGCGTGGGAATGCAGCCAGGGACGCTCCGCGTCCCACCAAAGGCCGAACGCGGAGCGTCCGTTGATGCATTCCCACGCAGAGCGTGGGAATGATCCAGCAGCAGCTTGGAAATCGGGCAATAAAAAGGCCTCGCAGATGCGAGGCCTTTTATTTTGGTTTCAATCGGGTCAACTTTGCGGCCTCATTCCCTGAGCAAGTCCGAACATGAGCAACAACAGATCGTGGTCGGGTTGCGCTGCCGAGGAGGCTTTGATTGCCCGTGGAATTGGACAGTGAGCATCGCTGCTCACTGAACTGAGGACCTGCGTGCGAGGCTGCTCCCAGGCAGCCACCGCCAAAGTAGCAACTGCCAAGGCTCCAACTAAAAACAAACCTCGTGCAATTTCTAGTTTCATCGCTATAAACCCTTGATAGCGCTGCCAAACGCCGTCTCATAAAAGTAGACAAGTTTTTTCCAGTCCGCAGCGCTGAACGACGAGTGGCGACGCAGTTGCTTCATGTCATGTGCAGCCGCCTGATAAGCCGTCATACGCTGTCGGCACTTCTCCAGGTCGATCAAGGCAATTTCGACCTTGGCCGACTCACCTTCACCGGTGACCCGCAGAAACACATGCTTGATGTAGATGCAGCTGTGCTGCCACCGCCCCTTGTGCATGCGGGCGAGGTTTTCGGCCAGATCTTTCAACACACGATCATTCACCGCTTCGCCATGACGCTCTCGACCACCACCGGCGTACCACTTTTCGATTTCGTCGAAGCCATCCAGCGACTTGGTCACCAGCAATGCGCGCCATTTGTGTACAGGGTCGCGCTGTGCGCCGCAGAAAACGATTTCCGGAACACGCACGTCAAGCTTGCGCAGACCGATGAGTGCATCTTGCTCACGCAATACGGTAGGGCGGCCAAACGGGTGCAACCAGCTTCGATAGATATGGCCGGTCTGACGCTTGGCGTAGAGCAGTTGTCCATCGCTGCCCATGACACGCTGCACACCACTTTCCCCACCGCGGCGAACGTTGGGTTCTTCTACCCATTCACCGCGCTGGCTCCAGAAAAAATCGAAGCGGTCCTTTGGAGCGACTTCCGTTTCTGCTGCACATTGCACTGCCATCCTGTTACCTCTTGCGTAATACGTAAACGCGCCACATGGCGTAGAGCGGAATAAAGTCCAGTTTTTCCTGGATACGGAAACCCGCTTGCTCGAATTCCTTCTCCACCGTTGCGGCCGGTAACACAAACCGGTTTTGGTAACCTTCCTGCCCACGTCGCGCTTCTGAGCGCTTGCGTTTCCAGGCCTTGAAGTTACCGTCCACCCACAACGAAAGGATCACGCTGTCACGGGAGACACGCTGAAATTCGCGCAAAATGGCCAGTCGATGCTCGGCATCACCGATGTGGTGCAGCAGACGCATACAGAAAATGCTGTCGACGGCGTTATCTGGCAAGGCGATGTCGAAGGCAGAAGTGTGCAAGGGTTGTACCCGTTTCACCACGTCGGCGGGTTGCGCCTGCATGGCAATCTTCACCATCGATTCCGAGTTGTCTGCGCCGATGATGGCCCGGTTGGCTTTTTCCGCCAGCATCGGCCAGAAACGCCCTGCACCGCAAGGCAAGTCGAGCACCAGGCCAGGCTCGCCGACCAGTGTCAGCGCCTTGCGTGCCAGCTGTATGTCACGCCAGTGGGACAGCTTGCGACCGAGGCCGTCCTGATGCTTGCGCAGGTAGCGTTGAGCGTGTTGATCATCGTACTTTTCGGAAAAATCGAGTTTGATCGGGCCGTCCATCATCAGGTCTCCTGAAATGCTGATGTCACCAACCTTATGTATTTTTGTGTCGGTGACAGGTCATGCATTTGTGAAAATTTCGTTGAGCAAACCCCCGAACCATTTCAGGGTTTTACAGGATCGTAACAATAGCGCAGGGCCATCCCTTCGCAACAGGTCATTTAATCACCATCTGACGCCTGTAATTCGACCTGAAAACGACAGCCATTAGGCTCCATGGTTGTCAGGCTGACCGTCCAGCCCTGGTTCTCGCAGATCCGCTGCACCAGTGACAACCCAAGGCCCAGGCCCTCACCGCGTTTTTCAGAACCGCGCACGAAAGGCTCGAACATCGCCTCGCGCTTTTCTTCGGGAATGCCGACACCACTGTCCTCAACCAGAAAACCCGTAGCCGTCAGGGTCAACCGGATGAAACCGCGCTCGGTGTAATGCAGAGCATTGCGCAACAGGTTGCCCATCACCGCATGCAAAAGGGTTGCGTTGTAACTGGCGGTTGGAGGGGAGCCTTGCTCGACAATCAGCGTCAGCCCTTTGGTCTCGATAGGTTCTCGCCACAGATTGAGCAGCCCGTCGGCTACCTGCTTGACGTTCTGCTGCGGTGACATGCTGGCATCTTCACGCTGCGCGCGCGCCAGCATCAGGAAAGTCTGGACCAGTTCCCGCATCTCTTCACAGGCACGGGCAATGCGCTCGACCTGGGCCCGCCCGCGCTGATCAATACCAGGGTTTTCCAACAGCAGCTCACAGGAGCTGGCCAGCACCATCAATGGCGTGCGCAGTTCGTGGCTGACATCACTGGTAAACAACCGCTCGCGGGTCAATGCCTGACGCAAGCGCCCAAGGGTGGCGTCGAAGGCCACGGCCAGCTCGCCCACTTCGTCAGCGGCATAATCCGGTGCCAGTGGCGGTGCCAGACCCAACAATTGATCGCGGTGACGCACCTGGCGCGCCAGGCGAACCACCGGCGCCATGACTTTGCGCGCCAGGACCCAGCCGAGAAAGACCGCCAGCGCCAGGCTCAGCACGAAGCCCACCAGCACCACGGCAAACAGCACCCGCTCACGCTCTTCGAAATCGCTTTGGTCCTGCAACAACACGTAACGCCGGCCGTCGACGATTTCGACCATGGCGTGATACGACAAATGATCGCGAAACACCTCGTGAAAACCCGAGTCCAGGTTGCGCAGATCCTTGGGCAGCTCGAAATCGCCTGCCCCGCCGCTGAAGTAGAACAACTGGTCCGGCTCGGGGCGGTGGCTCCAGTCCGTGATGCTGTCCATCAGCAACAAGCGCTGCAAATCGCCACCCAGGCCGGATGAAATCAGTTTTTCTTCCACCACGTGCACGGTCGCCACAATGCCCATGGCGAAGGCGCCGGCCACCAGCACGCTCATCAGCGCAAAGGCGATGATGATCCGTTGAGCCAGGCTCTGTTTAAACTCCATCACGGCCCTCGGCCAAGCGATAACCCACACCGTGAACGGTTTGCAGCAATGGCTTGGCGAACGGTTTGTCGATCACTTGACGCAGTTGATGAACGTGGCTGCGCAGGCTGTCACTGTCCGGGCAGTCGTCGCCCCACAGGGCTTCTTCGAGAATTTCGCGGCGCAGCACGTGCGGGCTTTTCTGCATCAGCACAGCCAGCAGCTTCAACCCCACCGGATTGAGCTTCAGCAGTCGGCCTTCGCGGGTCACTTCCAGGGTATCGAGGTCGTAGGCCAGATCGGCGACCTGCAAGGTGCGACGACCGCCACCCTGGGTGCGGCGCATCACCGCTTCAATGCGCGCGGCCAGTTCAGACAGGGCAAACGGTTTGATCAGGTAATCATCGGCCCCGGACTTGAAGCCCTGCAACCGGTCATCCAGTTGATCGCGAGCGGTGAGCATGATCACCGGCGTGTCACGGCGGGCGTCTTCACGCAGGCGTTTACACAGGGTGTAGCCGTCGATGCCGGGCAGCATGATGTCGAGCACGATCAAGTCGTAATGTTCGGTGGCCGCCAGATGCAGGCCGGACAAACCGTCTTGTGCGCAATCCACGGTATAGCCTTTGAGGCCCAGGTAATCAGCCAGGTTGGCCAGGATGTCGCGGTTGTCTTCAACCAATAGAATTCGCATGGGCACCTTCTCCGTACACAGTAACGGCCGTCTTGGCCCGCGCAGCTTAAGGCCAAGTGTGACTCAGGGCTAGGGTTACAGGTCGTAGAATCAATTCACTCAACCAAACGGGTGGACTTACAAGTTTTTCACTATCGGTTCACAACCTGAATACAGTGATAGGCTGATACTTTCGCGCATTGATAATAAGGAATACACACACAATGGACTTCTTTAAAACGGCGCCAATGCGCTTTCTCCTGCTGGTGACCGGCGCCTGGCTGGCCATTTTCTTTCTGACCCGAACGGTGCTGCTGCTCACTCACCTGGATGAGGCCGGCAGCGGCTTCCTGTCGGTATTCGGCATCGGCTTGCTGTATGACCTGGGCTTTATTGCCTATGCGGCACTGCCAATGGGCCTCTACTTGCTGTTGTGCCCGCCGGCCTTGTGGCGTCGGCGCGGTCATCGCTGGTTTCTTCAGGGCCTGCTGACGGTCAGTCTGTTCGCCATGTTGTTCACTGCGGTGGCCGAATGGCTGTTCTGGGATGAATTCGGCGTGCGCTTCAATTTCATCGCCGTCGACTACCTGGTGTATTCCGACGAAGTACTGAACAACCTGCTCGAGTCCTATCCGATCGGCAAGCTGCTGAGCCTGCTCGCGGTGTTGGCCGTTGTCTTGAGTTTCGTATTGCGCAAACCGTTCAATGCCGCGATGACCGCCCCTTTGCCGCCACTGCGCGGGCGGCTGCTCAATGCCTTGGGGCTGCTGATCGTTGCCGGTTTGAGCCTGCAATTGCTCAGCCAGGACGCGCCTCGCGCGCAGGGCGGTAACGCCTATCAAAACGAACTGGCCAGTAACGGCCCGTATCAGTTTTTCGCAGCATTCCGTAACAACGAACTGGACTACCCACAGTTCTACAAGACGCTGCCAGCTGACGTGGTTGCCAAGCAGATCCGGGCCGAACTGAGCGAGCCGAACGCACGCTTTATCGGCAAGGACCCACAAGATATCCGCCGGGAAATCGATAACCCCGGCACCCCGCGCAAACCCAACATCGTGTTGGTGACCATCGAAAGCTTCAGCGCCAAGTACATGGGCAGCAACGGTGACCAGCGCAACCTGACACCCAATCTCGATGCCTTGCGCAAGCAGAGCCTGTATTTCAACAATTTCTACGCCACCGGCACCCGTACTGACCGTGGCCTGGAAGCCATCACGCTGGCCATCCCGCCAACGCCAGGTCGCTCGATCGTCAAGCGCGTGGGCCGTGAGAGCGGTTTTGCCAGCCTGGGCCAACAGCTCAATGCCGTGGGTTACGACAGCGTATTCGTTTACGGTGGACGCGGTTACTTCGACAACATGAACGCGTTCTTCAGCGGCAACGGTTACCGCGTGGTCGACCAGAGCAGTGTCGATGAAGCCGAGATTCACTTCAAGAACGCCTGGGGCATGGCCGACGAAGACCTTTATAACCAGACCCTGAAACTGGCTGACGCCGACTATGCGAAACAACAGCCGTTTCTGCTGCAACTGATGACCACGTCCAATCACCGTCCCTATACCTACCCGGACAATCGGATCGATATCAAATCCGGTAATGGTCGCGACGGCGCCGTGAAGTACACCGACTACGCCATTGGTCAGTTCCTTGAGCAGGCACGCAAAAAGCCATGGTTTGACAATACAATCTTCGTCTTCGTCGCTGACCACACGGCGGGTAGCGCCGGCAAGGAAGACTTGCCGATCGCCAACTATCAGATTCCACTGTTCATTTACGCACCCAAGTTGATTGAAGCCCGAGAGACGGCACAACTGGCCAGCCAGATTGACCTCGCGCCCACCTTGCTGGGCTTGCTGAACCTGGACTATGAATCGACGTTCTTTGGTCGCAACCTGTTGCAGGACAACCCGCTGCCGCCACGAGTGGTGGTTGGCAATTATCAACACCTGGGGTTGTTTGACGGCAAGGATCTGGCGATCCTTAGCCCCCGCCAAGGGTTGCGACGTCATGATGAAGCGCTGACAGATAGTCGCGAATCCCGTGCCACCGCCGATGATCCGTTGATCACCCGTGCGATTACCTATTACCAAACCGCCAGTTATGGCTTCAAGCAACAGCTGCTTGGCTGGAAGGCGCCCAAGGAGGGTGCCGGTCAAGTCAGCGATCGTTAACCGAATCGCCCCGGGCTGATGCCCCGGGGCTTTTTCCCTTGTTCAGGATTCACCATGTCATCAACCGTTGTCCGTCCTGCCCCTCGCCCACTCAATTTCTGGGTGTGCCTGGGGGTTCCCGCCGTTGCGGCGATCATCCTGGTGTTGCTCGAACTGACATCGCTGGACATGGACCTTGCCAGGCTGTTCTTCGATCCAGTGGCGGGAGACTTCATCGGGCGCCACAGTTACTTCCTGGAAGACATCCTGCATGACCGCGCCAAGCAAGTGGTCATTGCCTTTTCCGTGTTTGCGATCATCGGCTATATCACCTCTTTTTTCGTGGTCAGGCTCAAACCGTTCAAGCGGGAACTGGGCTGCCTGGTACTGTCTCTGGGTCTGGCAACCTCGTTTGTCACGCCCATGAAAGCGGTGACGGCGGTGCAATGCCCATGGAGCCTTGAGCAATTTGGCGGCCACGAAACCTATAGCGAATTGCTGAGCCCTCGCCCGCACACGGATAAGCCCGGCCGCTGCTGGCCTGGTGGCCATGCCGCCACCGGTTTTACTCTGTTTGCGCTGTTCTTCGTGCTGCGTGATCGCCGTCCGCGCATGGCTCGCGCGGCGTTTATCTTCGCCTTATCCCTGGGTACGGTGTTCTCGATTGGCCGGATGATGCAGGGTGCGCACTTCTTCTCACACAACGTGTGGACCGCGATTTTCTGCTGGCTGATTTGCCTGGGATCGTACTACTACGTTCTTTACCGGCCGGCTTTGAGGGTTGAGTCGGTGGCCAAAGCAAAAGCAGTTAGCGCCTGAACTGACGCCATCGCGGGCAAGCCCAGCTCCTACAGGGGACTGCATTAACTCGTGGGACCGGTGGTGCGACGATTCGGCTTGCCCGCGATGGCAGCGACCAGGTCTCCTGACTTACCCGAATCAGGGCAATAAAAAACCCCGCCTGCTTTCGCAGGCGGGGTTTTTTAGTACAGGGGTGAGGCTGGCTTACATCATGCCGCCCATGCCGCCCATACCGCCCATGTCTGGCATACCGCCGCCAGCTGGGCCGTCTTCCTTGATCTCGGCGATCATGGCTTCGGTGGTGATCATCAGGCTGGCAATCGACGAAGCCGCTTGCAGAGCCGAACGAGTCACTTTAGCCGGGTCCAGGATACCCATTTCGATCATGTCGCCGTATTCGCCGGTGGCAGCGTTGTAACCGAAGTTACCCGAACCCTGCTTGACCTTGTCGACCACTACGCTTGGCTCGTCGCCGGAGTTGGCAACGATCTGACGCAGTGGCGCTTCTACAGCGCGACGCAGCAACTGGATGCCAACGTTCTGGTCATCGTTGTCGCCTTTGAGTTCGGAGATAGCCTGCAGAGCGCGAACCAGTGCCACGCCGCCGCCAGGTACCACGCCTTCTTCAACGGCTGCACGGGTAGCGTGCAGGGCGTCTTCAACGCGGGCTTTCTTCTCTTTCATTTCAACTTCGGAACCCGCGCCAACCTTGATCACTGCAACGCCGCCGGACAGCTTGGCCAGACGCTCTTGCAGTTTTTCACGGTCGTAGTCGGACGAAGTGTCGGCCACTTGCTGACGGATCTGCAGTACGCGAGCCTGGATGTCAGCCTCAACGCCGGCACCGTCGATCACGGTGGTGTTTTCTTTGGACAGGATCACGCGCTTGGCATTACCCAGGTGTTCCAGGGTAGTGCTTTCCAGGCTCAGACCGATCTCTTCGGAGATGACGGTACCGCCAGTCAGAACAGCGATGTCCTGCAGCATGGCCTTGCGACGGTCGCCGAAGCCTGGAGCCTTGACGGCTGCGACTTTAACGATGCCACGCATGTTGTTCACAACCAGAGTCGCGAGGGCTTCGCCTTCAACGTCTTCGGCCACGATCAGCAGTGGACGGCCGGCTTTGGCAACGGCTTCCAGTACTGGCAGCATTTCGCGGATGTTCGAGATTTTCTTGTCGACCAGCAGGATCAGCGGACCGTCCAGCTCGGCAGTCATGGTCTCTGGCTTGTTGACGAAGTACGGGGACAGGTAGCCACGGTCGAACTGCATGCCTTCAACAACCGACAGTTCGTTTTCCAGGCCCGAGCCTTCTTCAACGGTGATCACGCCTTCTTTACCGACTTTTTCCATGGCTTCGGCAATGATGTCGCCGATGGAGCTGTCGGAGTTGGCCGAGATGGTGCCGACCTGAGCGATGGCCTTGGTGTCAGCGCATGGCTTGGACAGGGCTTTGAGCTCTTTGACAATAGCGATGGTCGCTTTGTCGATGCCGCGTTTCAGGTCCATCGGGTTCATGCCGGCAGCGACGGCTTTCAGGCCTTCGTTGACGATCGATTGAGCCAGAACGGTAGCGGTGGTGGTGCCGTCGCCTGCGTCATCGTTGGCACGGGAGGCAACGTCTTTGACCAGTTGCGCGCCCATGTTTTCGAAGCGATCTTTCAGCTCGATTTCTTTGGCAACGGACACGCCGTCCTTGGTGATGGTCGGAGCGCCGAAGCTCTTCTCGATGATCACGTTACGGCCTTTAGGGCCCAGGGTCGCTTTTACTGCGTCAGCCAGGACGTTGACACCGGCGAGCATTTTCTTGCGGGCGGAATCGCCGAATTTAACTTCTTTAGCAGCCATGATCGATATTCCTTAAATACTTTGTAGTAGCGGGAAAATGAGCGGGGAATCAGCCTTCGATAACAGCGAGAATCTCGTTCTCAGCCATTACCAGCAGGTCTTCGCCGTCAACTTTCACGGTGTTGCTGCCGGAGTACGGGCCGAACACAACCTTGTCACCCACTTTAACGGCCAGTGCACGCACTTCACCGTTGTCCAGCACGCGGCCGGTGCCGACAGCGAGGATTTCGCCGCTGTTGGCTTTCTCAGCAGCCGAACCTGGCAGGACGATACCGCCAGCGGTTTTCTTTTCTTCTTCGCTGCGACGGATGACGACGCGGTCATGCAGAGGACGAAGCTTCATTGTCGATCTCTCCTAATTGTGGTTTTCATCGGCCGGTGTATTCCCGGCGGGTTTAACAAATCCGGCGGTGCCGGGTGCGGCTCGACAAGCGAGACGCGGAAGTCTGTCTGGCGTGATCGCCAGAAACCTTGCGGTGACCGTTACATAAGGGCGCATAAGCTTATTACAAGGGCGGGCCAGCAAAAAATTTCACAACGCTGCCCCGCAAACGAACACGGCACCCGAAGGTGCCGTGCAGATAACGCGATTTACTTGGTGTCACGGTGGTGTTCGAACTCGCCTTCGATCACGTTGGGCTCTCGCCCCAGTGGTTCGCGCGGCGCAGGGCCGCCCCGAGGCTGCAGGTCGTCGGCAAATGCACGCTGACGAATCGCCTGTTCTTCGGCGCGCTGGCGCATTTTATTGGCCAGTAAGCGACGAGAGAATGGCATCAACAAGATCAGGCCCAACACATCAGAGACGAAGCCCGGCAGGATCAACAGACCGCCCGCCAGGGCCAGCATCAAGCCTTCGAGCATGGTCTGGGCCGGCAACTCGCCGCGATTCAGGCTTTCACGGGCACGCAGTGCAGTGGCCAGACCGGCGATGCGCAGCACAAAAACGCCGAGCATCGAGCCGAGAATGATCAGTAGCAGGGCCGGGAAAAACCCGATAGCCCCGCTGACTTTGACGAATACGAACAGCTCCAACACCGGGAACAGTACAAAGAGCAATAAAAAAGGGCGCATCAAATGGTTCCTCAACGCAAGAATGCCTTGCCAGTAAGCCTTAGATGACGTCGCCCTTTCGTGAATTCAAGCGTCGGCGACTTCTTTTTTGGGCCAATGCTCGGCGTGAGCCAGGAAAACCAAGGCTTCCCGGACTTGTGTCGGCGTATTACAAGGTGCTTGAAACGGCAACCAGTACAGCGCCTGACCGATGCGCAAATGCATGCCTTCGGTGTCGATGCCAGCCAGTTGCGCCGGTTCGGTTTTCGGCAGGCCGGCCAGTTCGACGTAGTGCGCGATGGCTTTGGCGTGATCGGCATTCATGTGCTCGACCATGCTCACTTCGGCTTTGCCGGCAAACGGGTTGGCCAGGGTCAGGTGATCGACCCAATGAATCGCGCCGAAGCCGCCGATGTAGCGGTGACGCACGGGTTTGAGCACCCAGAAATCGAAATCGTGAGCCTTGTGATAGCTCTGCGATTCCGGGAAATAGCGGTAGTAACGCTCGGCAGCCGCTTCAATGGCCGCCTCGTCTTCTAGCTTTTCTGCTTCGGCGAGGTACGTCAGCCGACCAACGGCTTGCACGTCATCGGCCTCACGCTCGCCCACGAACAATGAGCATTTCGGATCTTTTTGCAGGTTATGAGTGTGCTGAGCGATGCGGCTGATAAGGATCAGCGGCCGGCCTTGCTCATCCAGGCAGTAAGGAACCACTGAGCCAAACGGGTAACCCGGCATGGACTTGGAATGGGTCGACAGCACCCCACGGTATTCCTTGAGAAGCAATTCTCGGGCATTCTTGGCCGCTTCAACGCTCAATTTATGACTCCTTATATAGAATCCGTCATAAAAACGGACAGGCACCTGGGGATAAGTATCCAGCACGCCATCGGGGCAGTTCTCATGTGCAGCCAGGCCACGCCAGGTGCAGATCGAGAGGCCCTCTTCAAGGAAACCACTCTGACCTGCTATTGGGGCATGCGAATGCAACTCACTGACAAAGTAATCATTATCACTGGCGGTTGCCAGGGTTTAGGTCGTTCCATGGCCGAGTATTTCGCCGCCAAAGGCGCGAAACTGGCGCTGGTGGACCTGAACCAGGAAAAGCTCGACGACACCGTCGCGGCGTGCAAGGCCAAGGGTGCCGAAGCGCGCAGCTACCTGTGCAACGTCGCCAACGAAGAGCAAGTGAGCGACATGGTCGCCCGGGTTGCCGAAGATTTCGGCGCGATCCATGGCCTGATCAACAACGCGGGCATCTTGCGTGACGGCCTGTTGTTGAAGGTCAAGGACGGCGAAATGACCAAGATGAGCCTGGCCCAATGGCAGGCGGTCATCGACGTCAACCTGACCGGCGTGTTCCTGTGCACCCGCGAAGTCGCGGCCAAAATGGTCGAGCTGAAAAACAGCGGCGCGATCATCAATATCTCGTCGATTTCCCGCGCTGGCAACGTCGGCCAGACCAACTACTCCGCCGCCAAGGCTGGCGTGGCAGCGGCCACCGTGACCTGGGCCAAGGAACTGGCGCGCTACGGCATCCGCGTGGCAGGCATTGCACCGGGCTTTATCGAGACCGAGATGACGTTGGGCATGAAGCCCGAAGCACTGGAGAAAATGACGGCCGGGATTCCGCTCAAGCGCATGGGAAAACCGGAAGAGATCGCCCATTCGGCGGCGTACATTTTCGAGAATGACTACTACACCGGCCGGATCCTGGAGATGGATGGCGGGTTGCGTATCTAACGCCCCCCCAAAACCCTGTAGCAGCTGCCGAGGTACGAGGCTGCGTTGCGTGTCCGCAGGACCGCCCTCGGGGGCCGCTGCGCAGCCCAACGCAGCCTCGTGCCTCGGCAGCTGCTACAACATCTATTCAGCGAATCAATCGTCGCTGACGCTGATGTTCGGCATCGCCGGCGATACCGCTTCCTGCAACACGATCCGCGCACCGACATGACGGGCCAGTTCCTGGTACACCATGGCAATCTGGCTGTCCGGCTCGGCGATCACCGTTGGTTTGCCGCCATCGGCCTGCTCGCGGATAACCATCGACAGTGGCAACGAGGCCAGCAGTTCGACGCCATACTGGTTGGCCAGCTTCACACCACCGCCTTCACCGAACAGATGCTCGGCATGCCCGCA
It encodes the following:
- a CDS encoding lipopolysaccharide kinase InaA family protein; its protein translation is MAVQCAAETEVAPKDRFDFFWSQRGEWVEEPNVRRGGESGVQRVMGSDGQLLYAKRQTGHIYRSWLHPFGRPTVLREQDALIGLRKLDVRVPEIVFCGAQRDPVHKWRALLVTKSLDGFDEIEKWYAGGGRERHGEAVNDRVLKDLAENLARMHKGRWQHSCIYIKHVFLRVTGEGESAKVEIALIDLEKCRQRMTAYQAAAHDMKQLRRHSSFSAADWKKLVYFYETAFGSAIKGL
- a CDS encoding class I SAM-dependent methyltransferase, with product MDGPIKLDFSEKYDDQHAQRYLRKHQDGLGRKLSHWRDIQLARKALTLVGEPGLVLDLPCGAGRFWPMLAEKANRAIIGADNSESMVKIAMQAQPADVVKRVQPLHTSAFDIALPDNAVDSIFCMRLLHHIGDAEHRLAILREFQRVSRDSVILSLWVDGNFKAWKRKRSEARRGQEGYQNRFVLPAATVEKEFEQAGFRIQEKLDFIPLYAMWRVYVLRKR
- a CDS encoding HAMP domain-containing sensor histidine kinase, translated to MEFKQSLAQRIIIAFALMSVLVAGAFAMGIVATVHVVEEKLISSGLGGDLQRLLLMDSITDWSHRPEPDQLFYFSGGAGDFELPKDLRNLDSGFHEVFRDHLSYHAMVEIVDGRRYVLLQDQSDFEERERVLFAVVLVGFVLSLALAVFLGWVLARKVMAPVVRLARQVRHRDQLLGLAPPLAPDYAADEVGELAVAFDATLGRLRQALTRERLFTSDVSHELRTPLMVLASSCELLLENPGIDQRGRAQVERIARACEEMRELVQTFLMLARAQREDASMSPQQNVKQVADGLLNLWREPIETKGLTLIVEQGSPPTASYNATLLHAVMGNLLRNALHYTERGFIRLTLTATGFLVEDSGVGIPEEKREAMFEPFVRGSEKRGEGLGLGLSLVQRICENQGWTVSLTTMEPNGCRFQVELQASDGD
- the colR gene encoding two-component system response regulator ColR, translating into MRILLVEDNRDILANLADYLGLKGYTVDCAQDGLSGLHLAATEHYDLIVLDIMLPGIDGYTLCKRLREDARRDTPVIMLTARDQLDDRLQGFKSGADDYLIKPFALSELAARIEAVMRRTQGGGRRTLQVADLAYDLDTLEVTREGRLLKLNPVGLKLLAVLMQKSPHVLRREILEEALWGDDCPDSDSLRSHVHQLRQVIDKPFAKPLLQTVHGVGYRLAEGRDGV
- a CDS encoding LTA synthase family protein — its product is MDFFKTAPMRFLLLVTGAWLAIFFLTRTVLLLTHLDEAGSGFLSVFGIGLLYDLGFIAYAALPMGLYLLLCPPALWRRRGHRWFLQGLLTVSLFAMLFTAVAEWLFWDEFGVRFNFIAVDYLVYSDEVLNNLLESYPIGKLLSLLAVLAVVLSFVLRKPFNAAMTAPLPPLRGRLLNALGLLIVAGLSLQLLSQDAPRAQGGNAYQNELASNGPYQFFAAFRNNELDYPQFYKTLPADVVAKQIRAELSEPNARFIGKDPQDIRREIDNPGTPRKPNIVLVTIESFSAKYMGSNGDQRNLTPNLDALRKQSLYFNNFYATGTRTDRGLEAITLAIPPTPGRSIVKRVGRESGFASLGQQLNAVGYDSVFVYGGRGYFDNMNAFFSGNGYRVVDQSSVDEAEIHFKNAWGMADEDLYNQTLKLADADYAKQQPFLLQLMTTSNHRPYTYPDNRIDIKSGNGRDGAVKYTDYAIGQFLEQARKKPWFDNTIFVFVADHTAGSAGKEDLPIANYQIPLFIYAPKLIEARETAQLASQIDLAPTLLGLLNLDYESTFFGRNLLQDNPLPPRVVVGNYQHLGLFDGKDLAILSPRQGLRRHDEALTDSRESRATADDPLITRAITYYQTASYGFKQQLLGWKAPKEGAGQVSDR
- a CDS encoding phosphatase PAP2 family protein translates to MSSTVVRPAPRPLNFWVCLGVPAVAAIILVLLELTSLDMDLARLFFDPVAGDFIGRHSYFLEDILHDRAKQVVIAFSVFAIIGYITSFFVVRLKPFKRELGCLVLSLGLATSFVTPMKAVTAVQCPWSLEQFGGHETYSELLSPRPHTDKPGRCWPGGHAATGFTLFALFFVLRDRRPRMARAAFIFALSLGTVFSIGRMMQGAHFFSHNVWTAIFCWLICLGSYYYVLYRPALRVESVAKAKAVSA
- the groL gene encoding chaperonin GroEL (60 kDa chaperone family; promotes refolding of misfolded polypeptides especially under stressful conditions; forms two stacked rings of heptamers to form a barrel-shaped 14mer; ends can be capped by GroES; misfolded proteins enter the barrel where they are refolded when GroES binds), translated to MAAKEVKFGDSARKKMLAGVNVLADAVKATLGPKGRNVIIEKSFGAPTITKDGVSVAKEIELKDRFENMGAQLVKDVASRANDDAGDGTTTATVLAQSIVNEGLKAVAAGMNPMDLKRGIDKATIAIVKELKALSKPCADTKAIAQVGTISANSDSSIGDIIAEAMEKVGKEGVITVEEGSGLENELSVVEGMQFDRGYLSPYFVNKPETMTAELDGPLILLVDKKISNIREMLPVLEAVAKAGRPLLIVAEDVEGEALATLVVNNMRGIVKVAAVKAPGFGDRRKAMLQDIAVLTGGTVISEEIGLSLESTTLEHLGNAKRVILSKENTTVIDGAGVEADIQARVLQIRQQVADTSSDYDREKLQERLAKLSGGVAVIKVGAGSEVEMKEKKARVEDALHATRAAVEEGVVPGGGVALVRALQAISELKGDNDDQNVGIQLLRRAVEAPLRQIVANSGDEPSVVVDKVKQGSGNFGYNAATGEYGDMIEMGILDPAKVTRSALQAASSIASLMITTEAMIAEIKEDGPAGGGMPDMGGMGGMGGMM